The DNA sequence GAGGTCATCGCCCGTACGGTGTGCAGCCGCCCGAGCCTCCCCGAGCGCACGGCCGCGCGGGCCGCCGCGTACCCGGCGTCGAAGCGGCGCTGGAAGCCCAGCTGCAGGATCGTTCCGGCGGACTCGACCTCGGCGAGCGCGGCGAGCGTGCCCGGCAGGTCGAGCGCGATGGGCTTCTCGCAGAAGACCGGGAGCCCGGCCCGCGCGCCCCGGGCGATGAGCGGCGCGTGCGCGGACGTCGCCGCCGTGATCACCAGCGCGTCCACCCCGGCGGCACCGGGTGCGAACAGCGCGTCCACCGAAGGGGCCGCCGTCGCCCCGAGCCGCGCCGCGAGGTCGGCCGCCCGCGCGCCGTCCACGTCCGCGACGACGAGCGAGTCCACCTCCGGACGGCGGGCGAGGGCCGCCGCGTGGAAGGTGCCGATACGTCCCGTTCCGATCAGTCCGATGCGCATGGGCCCACCCTCCCGACGGACCCGCGCTCCTGTCAATGGTTTGTCCTGACAACAGAACTTCCGAACTTCCCGTCATCATCTCCCCGGACTACGCTCGCTCCGTGACCGAACAAGCAGCAGCCAAAGCCGCGAAACCGGCCGTGGACCCCACCGTGGCCCTGCACCTCGGCGTCGACCGCAGCAGTCCCGTCCCGCTGTACTTCCAGCTCTCCCAGCAGCTGGAGGCGGCGATCGAGCGCGGTGCCCTGACGCCCGGAAGTCTGCTCGGCAACGAGATCGAGCTGGCCGGGCGGCTCGGCCTCTCGCGGCCCACCGTCCGCCAGGCCATCCAGTCGCTCGTCGACAAGGGCCTGCTCGTGCGCCGCCGCGGCGTCGGCACCCAGGTCGTGCACAGCCAGGTCAAGCGCCCCCTGGAGCTCAGCAGCCTCTACGACGACCTGGAGGCCGCGGGCCAGCGCCCCGAGACCCGGGTCCTGCGCAACGTGGTCGAGCCCGCGTCCGCCGAGACCGCGGCCGCCCTCGGCGTGGCCGAGGGCAGCGACGTCCACCTGGTCGAACGGCTGCGGCTCGCGCACGGCGAGCCCATGGCCCACCTGCGCAACCACATCCCGGCCGGACTGCTGCCCCTCGACACCGAGCGCCTGGAGGCCACGGGCCTGTACCGGCTGATGCGGGCCGCGGGCATCACGCTGCACAGCGCCCGGCAGTCCGTGGGCGCCCGCGCCGCGGGGGCGGAGGAGGCCGAGCTGCTCGCCGAGCCGGCGGGCGCGCCGGTGCTCACCATGCGGCGTACGACCTTCGACGACACGGGCCGCGCGGTCGAGTACGGCTCGCACATCTACCGCGCCTCCCGGTACTCCTTCGAGTTCCAGCTGCTCGTGCGCCCCTGACCTGGCCGGGCGCCACAGAAGTAAGAATGTTCTGACAAAGTCATTGACGGTGGGCCGCGCCCCCGGCTACAACTCCCTCCAGCCGCACAGGAGCGGCGGCCGGGAGCAAGCCGGGAGAAGGGTGGCACCACCATGCGTACAGCCCGCACGGCAGCAGCCGTCATAGCGGTCGTCGCGCTCGCGGCAGGCTGCAGCAGCTCCGGCGGCAAGGACGACGAGGGCGCGGGCGACGAGGGCGGCGGCTCCGGCGGCAAGGCCGCGGGCACCCCGCGTCTGAAGATCGCGATGATCACGCACTCCGGCGAGGGCGACACGTTCTGGGACATCGTGCAGAACGGCGCCGAGGAGGCGGCGAAGAAGGACAACGTGGAGTTCCTGTACTCCAACGACAAGGAGGGCAAGGGACAGGCCGAGCTGGTCCAGACCGCCATCGACAAGAAGGTCGACGGGATCGTCGTGACCCTCGCCAAGCCCCAGGCCATGCGGGCCGTGCTCGGCAAGGCGAAGCAGGCGGGCATCCCCGTGGTCACGATCAACTCGGGCGGCGAGTTCTCCACCCGGTTCGGCGCGCTCGGCCACATCGGGCAGGACGAGACCGTGGCGGGCGAGGCCGTCGGCGACGAGCTGGACAGACGCGGCAGGAAGAAGGCCCTGTGTGTGATCCACGAGCAGGGCAACGTCTCCCTGGAACAGCGCTGCGCCGGGGTGAAGGAGACCTTCGGCGGATCGGTCGAGAACCTGAACGTCGACGGCACCAACCAGCCCGGCGCCCAGTCGTCCATCAGCGCGAAGCTCCAGGCCACCAAGGGCATCGACGCGGTGGTCACGCTCGGCGCGCCCGTCGCGGCGGTCTCCGTGAAGGCCAAGGAGGACGCGGGCAGCAAGGCGGAGATCGACACCTTCGACCTGAACGCCGAGGTCGTCCGGCGGCTCGAGGCGGGCGAGGTCGGCTTCGCCGTCGACCAGCAGCCCTACCTCCAGGGCTACCTCGCGATCGACGAACTGTGGCTGTACGAAACGAACGCGAACGTCCTGGGCGGCGGCAAACCGGTCCTGACCGGGCCCGCCGTGGTCACCGCGAAGGACGTACCGAAGCTGGAGAAGTTCACCGCCCGCGGTACCCGATGACCATGCGGGGCCGCGGCGTGACCGATACTTGGGCGGCTGGGTCCGGACACCGGGCCCAGCGGCACGAGAGGCACGGCAGGGCGCGGCACGCTTCGCACACTGCGAACACGGCAATC is a window from the Streptomyces spectabilis genome containing:
- a CDS encoding GntR family transcriptional regulator → MVCPDNRTSELPVIISPDYARSVTEQAAAKAAKPAVDPTVALHLGVDRSSPVPLYFQLSQQLEAAIERGALTPGSLLGNEIELAGRLGLSRPTVRQAIQSLVDKGLLVRRRGVGTQVVHSQVKRPLELSSLYDDLEAAGQRPETRVLRNVVEPASAETAAALGVAEGSDVHLVERLRLAHGEPMAHLRNHIPAGLLPLDTERLEATGLYRLMRAAGITLHSARQSVGARAAGAEEAELLAEPAGAPVLTMRRTTFDDTGRAVEYGSHIYRASRYSFEFQLLVRP
- a CDS encoding sugar ABC transporter substrate-binding protein; its protein translation is MRTARTAAAVIAVVALAAGCSSSGGKDDEGAGDEGGGSGGKAAGTPRLKIAMITHSGEGDTFWDIVQNGAEEAAKKDNVEFLYSNDKEGKGQAELVQTAIDKKVDGIVVTLAKPQAMRAVLGKAKQAGIPVVTINSGGEFSTRFGALGHIGQDETVAGEAVGDELDRRGRKKALCVIHEQGNVSLEQRCAGVKETFGGSVENLNVDGTNQPGAQSSISAKLQATKGIDAVVTLGAPVAAVSVKAKEDAGSKAEIDTFDLNAEVVRRLEAGEVGFAVDQQPYLQGYLAIDELWLYETNANVLGGGKPVLTGPAVVTAKDVPKLEKFTARGTR